A window of Apium graveolens cultivar Ventura chromosome 8, ASM990537v1, whole genome shotgun sequence contains these coding sequences:
- the LOC141678443 gene encoding putative F-box protein At3g10430 — MADWNSLPEELLVEVLARLPVKLLLQYRSVCKAWLNLISSPSFVQTHLDHTAADSKNGTFIAHSYQVNIPNHKISLLRLDDLDNPINLEHPFPSSVSPEEMDVVGSCNGLLCLTNPLGHICLWNPTMKRVKDISDYAIRMVDTSGEVSVGFGFDKMTNDYKVVRIIWTSRSENTPGRVEVYSLNRASWREIEVRLDFELIHGCCHLIVKGNPYWTGLAHRWEIKRQFFVSFDVHNEVFSKIPWPDQCINPRSGRKGYLAIMEFQESFAVVRGKFFEGRILEISIWAMDANIGGECSWTEKLTVGPLLGFSRILGCLKNGEIVGENSIQRQLILYDPITEEIKPTQVRMRTLGVHNYVESLVN; from the coding sequence ATGGCAGACTGGAATAGTTTACCCGAAGAATTGCTAGTTGAAGTACTAGCAAGACTCCCTGTTAAACTTCTACTGCAATACAGGTCAGTTTGCAAGGCATGGCTAAATCTGATTTCGAGCCCGAGTTTTGTTCAAACACACCTTGATCATACAGCTGCAGACTCAAAGAATGGAACCTTCATTGCTCACAGTTACCAAGTTAATATCCCAAACCACAAAATCTCCCTCCTCCGTCTCGATGACCTTGACAACCCCATCAATCTTGAACACCCTTTTCCCAGTTCAGTTAGTCCGGAGGAAATGGATGTTGTTGGGTCTTGCAATGGATTGCTTTGTCTCACTAATCCATTAGGTCATATTTGCCTTTGGAACCCCACCATGAAACGAGTCAAGGACATATCAGATTATGCTATCAGAATGGTTGATACTAGTGGTGAAGTTTCTGTGGGGTTTGGTTTTGATAAGATGACAAATGATTACAAGGTTGTGAGAATTATATGGACTAGTCGATCTGAGAACACTCCTGGTCGGGTTGAGGTTTATTCACTAAATCGGGCTTCTTGGAGGGAGATTGAGGTGAGACTGGATTTTGAACTGATACATGGTTGTTGTCACCTGATTGTGAAGGGAAATCCTTACTGGACTGGATTAGCGCATAGGTGGGAGATTAAAAGGCAGTTTTTTGTTTCTTTTGATGTGCATAATGAAGTGTTTTCGAAAATTCCATGGCCTGATCAATGTATAAATCCTAGGAGTGGCCGAAAGGGATACTTGGCCATAATGGAGTTTCAAGAATCTTTTGCTGTTGTTCGGGGAAAGTTTTTTGAAGGTAGGATCTTGGAGATTAGCATTTGGGCTATGGATGCTAATATTGGTGGAGAATGTTCTTGGACGGAAAAGCTCACTGTTGGACCACTTTTAGGGTTTAGCAGGATACTTGGGTGTCTGAAGAATGGTGAAATTGTTGGAGAGAACAGTATTCAGAGACAGCTGATCTTATATGACCCCATAACGGAAGAGATAAAGCCAACACAAGTTCGGATGCGAACTTTAGGAGTCCACAATTATGTAGAGAGTCTAGTGAACTAG
- the LOC141676495 gene encoding mitochondrial import inner membrane translocase subunit TIM22-4-like produces the protein MSSSDSENEAIKLPSSLDEPRVVEPMRLPTIEEVRGQDIWNNCAVRSVTSGVMGGALGLAMGLFLGALDNPITQDEMTGRQQFVYTAKQMGRRSWNSCKTFAVMGFIFSATECVVEKVRAKHDMTNTVAAGCVTGGTLSAKGGPKAACMGCAGFAAFSVVIEKFLERHE, from the exons ATGAGTagttctgattctgaaaatgaggcTATTAAGTTACCTAGTAGTTTGGATGAACCTCGTGTTGTGGAGCCAATGCGGTTGCCTACTATTGAAGAAGTTCGAGGACAAGATATTTGGAACAATTGCGCTGTGCGTAGCGTCACAAGTGGAGTAATGG GAGGTGCACTTGGATTGGCTATGGGATTGTTTTTAGGAGCATTAGACAATCCCATAACGCAGGACGAGATGACTGGTAGGCAGCAATTTGTTTATACTGCGAAGCAGATGGGTCGTAGGAGCTGGAATTCCTGCAAGACTTTTGCTGTAATGGGCTTTATTTTCTCGGCTACTGAATGTGTTGTTGAGAAG GTCCGTGCGAAACATGACATGACAAATACAGTTGCTGCGGGATGTGTAACTGGAGGGACACTCTCGGCAAAAG GTGGTCCAAAAGCTGCATGCATGGGATGTGCAGGCTTTGCAGCATTTTCAGTTGTCATAGAGAAGTTCTTGGAAAGACACGAGTGA